One window from the genome of uncultured Fibrobacter sp. encodes:
- a CDS encoding DNA alkylation repair protein, whose product MNHTELIKRLLAEQDLKYRDFHASLLPNIEKKSIIGVRVPTMRKIAKEFAENAGKTAATKGAAKGSAKFMPKDVANFLDKLPHKYFEENQVHLFAVERIKDFDECLRRIEQFLPYIDNWAVCDGKSPKALLKDEARFYAKICEWLKSTKPYTVRFGVNMLMNFFLDERFSKEHLKLVAAIDENLFDDNGRAECPTDRYYVQMVVAWYMATALAKQWDATFPYIKNRKLSPWIHAKSIQKACESYRITDEQKKI is encoded by the coding sequence ATGAATCATACTGAGCTTATCAAGCGCCTCTTGGCCGAACAGGACTTAAAGTACCGTGACTTTCACGCGTCGCTGTTGCCGAATATCGAGAAGAAATCGATTATCGGCGTGCGCGTACCCACGATGCGAAAAATTGCGAAGGAGTTTGCGGAAAACGCTGGTAAAACTGCCGCGACGAAGGGGGCTGCGAAGGGCTCCGCAAAATTCATGCCGAAGGATGTCGCGAATTTTTTGGACAAGCTCCCGCACAAGTATTTTGAAGAAAACCAGGTGCACCTTTTTGCGGTAGAACGCATCAAGGACTTTGACGAATGCCTGCGCCGCATAGAGCAGTTTCTCCCTTACATCGACAACTGGGCCGTATGCGACGGCAAATCTCCGAAGGCACTGCTCAAGGACGAAGCCCGCTTTTACGCCAAGATTTGCGAATGGTTAAAGTCCACCAAACCTTATACGGTGCGATTCGGCGTGAACATGCTGATGAACTTTTTCCTCGATGAACGCTTCAGCAAGGAGCACCTGAAACTCGTTGCCGCCATCGACGAAAATCTTTTCGATGACAACGGCCGCGCGGAATGCCCCACCGACCGCTACTACGTGCAAATGGTTGTCGCCTGGTACATGGCGACCGCACTCGCCAAGCAATGGGACGCGACCTTCCCCTACATCAAGAATCGTAAGCTGTCCCCCTGGATTCATGCGAAATCCATCCAGAAAGCCTGCGAAAGCTACCGCATCACCGACGAACAGAAGAAAATC